One genomic window of Gracilinema caldarium DSM 7334 includes the following:
- a CDS encoding HD domain-containing protein, with amino-acid sequence MLQSGFTEPFRDNIWGHIYMTPAIAALCRSASFNRLHHIRQLGPTYLVYPGATHSRAAHSIGVYHIAKKMIYILLERGADAFISSEGLFSFLCAALLHDIGHFPYTHSLKDLPLEEHEVLTGKLILSEELKFLIGHTGADPYMTAAIVDHKLPIHGSEEILFYRHLLSGVLDPDKLDYLNRDAHHCGVPYGNQDIDFTLSRLYPDKKQGLSIDTKGIANIEAILFSKYLMYRSVYWHREVRSATVMMKKCIRTSLAAGFLHPEDLYNLDDTGLFTRLACVNHSSAQLAALVQEGHIWPSILEFPLEIDKIAQKLDWETRDFMEQRVAELLSSVTGIPVSVNQLIIDIPEPISFETNLALHESEKPFLTGPTVFSTNTMENFARVLRVIRIFTEPDVYKALKNNLSKVTEVLRNTETWLHL; translated from the coding sequence ATGCTACAATCAGGCTTCACGGAACCATTCAGGGACAATATCTGGGGACATATCTATATGACTCCAGCCATAGCGGCACTCTGTCGGTCCGCTTCATTTAACCGGTTACATCATATTCGTCAACTTGGTCCGACCTATCTTGTCTATCCAGGAGCAACCCATAGTAGAGCAGCTCATTCTATTGGGGTATATCATATTGCCAAAAAAATGATATATATCCTCCTTGAACGGGGAGCAGATGCATTTATTAGTTCCGAAGGTCTTTTTTCTTTTTTATGTGCAGCCCTCCTTCATGATATTGGGCACTTTCCTTATACACACAGTCTTAAAGATCTTCCCCTGGAAGAGCATGAAGTCCTCACAGGTAAACTTATCCTGTCCGAGGAATTAAAATTCCTCATTGGCCATACCGGAGCGGATCCTTATATGACCGCTGCAATTGTAGATCATAAGCTTCCTATCCATGGTAGTGAAGAAATCCTTTTTTATCGTCATCTTCTTTCTGGGGTTCTCGATCCTGACAAACTTGATTACCTAAACCGGGACGCCCATCATTGTGGGGTTCCTTATGGGAATCAGGATATAGATTTTACTTTGAGCAGACTTTATCCAGATAAAAAACAGGGGCTTTCCATAGATACAAAGGGAATTGCAAACATCGAGGCTATTCTTTTTTCTAAATACCTCATGTATCGCTCAGTTTACTGGCATCGGGAAGTCCGTTCTGCAACAGTGATGATGAAAAAATGTATTAGAACCAGCCTTGCTGCAGGGTTTCTTCATCCTGAGGACCTCTATAATCTTGATGATACCGGTCTATTTACCAGACTTGCCTGTGTTAACCATTCCAGTGCCCAACTGGCAGCATTGGTTCAAGAAGGGCATATATGGCCATCAATCCTGGAATTTCCTCTTGAAATAGATAAAATTGCTCAAAAGCTCGATTGGGAAACGAGAGATTTTATGGAACAACGTGTAGCTGAATTACTATCTTCTGTGACTGGAATTCCGGTTTCGGTAAATCAGCTAATCATCGACATACCAGAACCTATCTCATTTGAAACCAATCTCGCGCTGCATGAATCGGAAAAACCATTTTTAACCGGTCCAACCGTATTTAGTACGAACACTATGGAAAATTTTGCGCGGGTTCTTAGGGTTATACGAATATTTACTGAACCAGATGTATATAAAGCATTAAAAAACAACTTATCCAAGGTGACAGAAGTCTTGCGAAACACTGAAACATGGCTACACTTATAG
- a CDS encoding aconitate hydratase, whose amino-acid sequence MGFTVAEKIIKAHLIDGQMETGSEIAIKIDQTLTQDATGTMAYLQFESMGLDRVQTELSVSYVDHNTLQEDWKNMDDHRYLQSVAARYGIWFSRPGNGICHQVHLERFGLPGKTLLGSDSHTPTGGGLGMLAIGAGGLDVAVAMGGGAFHLIMPKIVGVHLTGRLKGSTSAKDIILELLRRETVKGGVGTIYEYFGEGVASLSVTQRATICNMGAELGATTSLFPSDEITKQFLDMRSRGNQWLPLQADPDAQYARIIEINLDTLQPMIAQPHSPDNVIDVASITGIPVDQVVIGSCTNSSLEDLAAVASIVKGKVIDPRVSAGITPGSRTTLLAAEKAGILGELIRAGFRILESACGPCIGMGFAPKSGGISLRTFNRNFEGRSGTADARVYLCSPETAAAAALTGQITNPNQFTIDHTNLDTYLLAGIELADDGMLIPPVAIEEAKKITIERGPNIKPCPSPEPIPDSIQLPVLLKTGDNISTDDIMPAGAKVLPLRSNIPEISKFVFTRLDPDFWKRAKEVGSCIIVGGNNYGQGSSREHAALAPMYLGVKAVLVKSYARIHKANLVNYGILPLIFIDPEDYHKIDQNDQLELAHLHSLLETGSSSFEIFNKTKNLIIRVKLDVDDRSRRILRAGGLVPYTRSGGN is encoded by the coding sequence ATGGGTTTTACGGTTGCTGAAAAAATTATTAAGGCACATCTTATAGATGGTCAAATGGAAACGGGATCAGAAATTGCCATAAAAATTGATCAGACCCTTACACAGGATGCTACTGGTACCATGGCTTATCTACAATTTGAATCTATGGGCTTAGACAGAGTTCAGACAGAGCTTTCAGTTTCCTATGTTGATCATAATACTTTACAAGAAGATTGGAAAAACATGGATGATCACCGGTATCTTCAGAGTGTAGCTGCCCGTTATGGTATCTGGTTCTCCCGTCCTGGGAATGGCATTTGTCATCAGGTACATCTTGAACGTTTTGGATTGCCAGGAAAAACATTGCTTGGGTCTGATTCCCACACACCCACTGGCGGCGGACTCGGTATGCTTGCCATTGGAGCAGGAGGACTTGATGTGGCAGTTGCAATGGGTGGTGGGGCTTTTCATCTTATAATGCCTAAAATTGTTGGAGTTCACCTCACAGGACGTCTAAAAGGTTCCACCTCTGCAAAGGATATTATCCTCGAATTACTACGCAGAGAAACAGTAAAGGGCGGAGTCGGGACCATATACGAGTACTTTGGAGAGGGTGTTGCATCATTAAGTGTAACCCAACGGGCAACTATCTGTAATATGGGAGCAGAATTGGGGGCAACGACTTCGCTTTTCCCTTCTGATGAAATAACGAAGCAGTTCCTTGATATGAGAAGTCGTGGAAATCAATGGTTACCATTACAAGCCGATCCTGATGCTCAATATGCCCGGATCATCGAAATAAACCTAGACACTTTACAGCCTATGATTGCCCAGCCTCACTCTCCTGATAATGTGATTGACGTTGCAAGCATTACTGGAATTCCTGTTGATCAGGTGGTAATTGGCTCCTGCACTAATTCATCCTTGGAAGACCTAGCAGCAGTTGCATCTATTGTAAAAGGGAAAGTCATAGATCCTCGAGTTTCAGCAGGAATTACTCCTGGAAGCCGTACTACCCTACTCGCGGCTGAAAAGGCTGGTATTTTAGGAGAACTCATTAGGGCTGGATTCCGGATCCTCGAAAGTGCCTGCGGACCTTGCATTGGTATGGGTTTTGCACCAAAATCTGGTGGTATAAGCCTACGAACCTTTAATCGCAATTTTGAAGGCCGTTCTGGGACTGCAGATGCAAGGGTTTATCTCTGTTCACCAGAAACAGCTGCTGCAGCAGCTCTTACAGGGCAAATAACCAATCCAAACCAATTTACAATAGACCACACCAATCTGGATACCTATTTGTTAGCAGGTATTGAACTTGCAGATGATGGAATGCTCATCCCGCCAGTTGCAATTGAAGAAGCTAAAAAGATAACTATTGAACGGGGACCCAATATAAAACCATGTCCAAGTCCTGAACCAATTCCTGATAGTATACAACTACCGGTCCTATTAAAAACAGGAGATAATATCAGTACCGACGATATTATGCCTGCAGGTGCAAAAGTCTTACCCTTGAGATCTAATATTCCAGAAATTTCTAAGTTTGTATTTACCCGGCTTGATCCAGATTTCTGGAAACGGGCAAAAGAGGTTGGCTCCTGTATTATTGTTGGTGGCAATAACTATGGTCAAGGGTCGTCCCGAGAACATGCAGCCCTCGCACCAATGTATTTAGGAGTAAAAGCGGTATTAGTAAAGTCCTATGCTCGGATTCATAAGGCTAATCTTGTTAATTACGGTATACTGCCTCTTATTTTTATCGATCCTGAAGATTACCATAAGATTGATCAAAATGATCAATTGGAACTGGCTCATCTTCACAGCCTTTTAGAGACTGGCAGTTCAAGTTTTGAAATCTTTAATAAAACAAAAAATCTCATAATTCGAGTAAAACTTGATGTTGATGACCGATCTCGTCGTATTCTACGTGCAGGGGGGCTCGTTCCCTATACCCGTTCTGGAGGTAACTAA
- a CDS encoding PilZ domain-containing protein, whose protein sequence is MSTPIKRIEKDFLLKVLFDEQLPVMVFYNKTEYTVVVDKPPKQELLLKSNKPINGLRLGQKLSMVFDYRGQIITFTAKVILIKETTISVEAPEYLYKNLDRSYSRVPTPSDLIVQLTFHGDRYNLNFPKIQEYEQDDIHSLNEQFDPKDIKQLINQLSFWSQENSSGYKLMMFKDNKPTNMEEKIIAETGKALFIPSTQTDLPQIDPYPKKKIITEDIFKRFLESSGVDKLYVEDALARFIKTKRDAGIYSDAWVPILFQEYVIGYIHLWIEEANKPPFDFSILDTLYQFTKVLSFSLKVHGYFDKGKVKKESFQGRVVDISASGMLFAYPHSSLSSSFLVDSELDVELITPKRSIKTSAKIVRRYNDTSMGYFGCRFVSIEPEDLRFLFEFIYGRPFTDQDASFIAGKV, encoded by the coding sequence ATGTCTACACCAATAAAACGTATCGAAAAAGATTTTCTTCTTAAAGTTTTATTTGATGAACAATTACCAGTAATGGTTTTTTATAATAAAACTGAATATACTGTTGTTGTTGATAAACCTCCAAAGCAAGAATTATTATTAAAGTCAAATAAACCAATTAATGGCTTAAGGTTAGGACAAAAATTATCTATGGTTTTTGACTATCGTGGACAAATTATAACATTTACTGCGAAGGTGATTCTTATAAAAGAAACTACTATTTCAGTAGAAGCACCTGAATATTTATATAAAAATCTTGATCGATCTTACTCTCGAGTTCCAACCCCTTCAGATTTAATCGTTCAGTTAACCTTTCATGGGGATCGTTATAACCTAAATTTCCCTAAAATACAGGAATACGAACAGGATGATATACATAGTCTAAATGAACAATTTGATCCAAAGGATATTAAACAGCTCATTAATCAACTTTCGTTTTGGTCTCAGGAAAATTCATCGGGCTATAAACTAATGATGTTTAAGGATAATAAACCTACCAATATGGAAGAAAAAATTATCGCAGAAACAGGTAAAGCCCTTTTTATTCCTTCAACTCAAACTGATCTTCCACAAATCGATCCCTATCCAAAGAAGAAGATTATTACTGAAGATATTTTTAAACGTTTTCTTGAAAGTTCTGGGGTAGACAAACTATATGTAGAAGATGCCTTAGCTCGTTTTATAAAGACAAAACGAGATGCAGGTATTTATTCTGATGCATGGGTTCCTATTTTATTTCAAGAATATGTTATTGGTTATATACATCTTTGGATCGAAGAAGCGAATAAACCTCCCTTTGATTTTAGTATTCTTGATACACTCTATCAATTTACTAAAGTTCTCTCATTTTCTTTAAAAGTACATGGTTATTTTGACAAGGGAAAGGTTAAGAAAGAGTCATTCCAAGGAAGAGTTGTTGATATAAGTGCTTCTGGAATGCTTTTTGCGTATCCCCATTCATCTCTATCATCATCCTTTCTTGTCGATTCAGAATTGGATGTAGAATTGATTACTCCGAAAAGATCAATAAAAACTAGTGCAAAAATAGTACGTCGATATAATGATACATCTATGGGCTATTTTGGCTGTAGATTTGTTTCTATTGAACCAGAAGATCTTAGATTTTTATTTGAGTTTATTTATGGAAGACCCTTTACCGATCAGGATGCATCCTTTATCGCTGGCAAGGTTTAA
- a CDS encoding ATP-binding protein: protein MEQILELKSDGSSPLFDKTNMLYKEFPSDFRQIRYFTLLIVQSAPPEIKELNLLEQQISEIIKNAVKHGNHSDISKKVRVWYYFSPEEARLIVEDEGEGFKDLEKWNEFNRKRLECLHAQNFDELGNYVSFRTEKSDDHDGGNALFAALEYWNGGFIYNDKRNGVAMKKTFPKRRHGISKEE from the coding sequence ATGGAACAAATATTGGAACTTAAATCAGACGGTTCGTCACCTCTCTTCGACAAAACAAATATGCTCTATAAAGAGTTTCCTTCTGATTTTAGACAAATCAGATATTTTACACTTCTTATCGTTCAATCAGCACCACCAGAAATAAAAGAACTTAACCTTTTGGAACAGCAAATTTCAGAAATTATTAAAAATGCAGTAAAGCACGGTAACCATAGTGATATTTCTAAGAAAGTGCGGGTCTGGTACTATTTTAGTCCTGAAGAAGCACGCCTAATTGTTGAAGATGAAGGAGAGGGGTTTAAAGATCTCGAAAAGTGGAATGAATTCAACCGGAAACGGCTCGAATGTCTTCATGCTCAGAATTTCGATGAATTAGGCAACTATGTTTCGTTCCGGACTGAAAAAAGTGATGATCATGATGGTGGTAACGCACTTTTTGCGGCACTTGAATATTGGAATGGTGGTTTTATTTATAATGATAAACGTAACGGCGTTGCAATGAAAAAGACCTTTCCGAAACGCCGACATGGTATTTCAAAAGAAGAATAA
- a CDS encoding STAS domain-containing protein — MELKIRKNDETYIIDVQGEMDLYNSYKLKELVMKMLEKKVSKFIINLEGVDYIDSSGIGALIYICSTLKKMNLKLTITNIHGSVKKVIELTKLMGYFPISANLEEALKQMEG; from the coding sequence ATGGAACTTAAAATCAGAAAGAACGATGAAACTTATATCATCGATGTACAGGGGGAAATGGACCTATACAATTCTTATAAGCTTAAAGAGCTTGTAATGAAAATGCTTGAAAAAAAGGTTTCAAAATTCATTATCAATCTAGAGGGAGTAGATTATATTGACTCAAGCGGTATTGGCGCGCTTATTTATATCTGTTCCACCTTGAAAAAGATGAACCTCAAGCTTACTATTACTAATATTCATGGGTCTGTAAAAAAGGTAATAGAGTTGACAAAATTGATGGGGTATTTCCCCATAAGTGCTAACCTTGAAGAAGCCTTGAAACAAATGGAAGGTTAA
- a CDS encoding GAF domain-containing SpoIIE family protein phosphatase, which yields MLSELLQHILTTAFLTKLFLEISLILLLQYIAHLDTDNIISWAWWGVFFLIVKDTLGTLVGSEAFFYISNIATPAFILLIFLGNSYPRLGLLFGIITITSALILGIVSFITELPSFITPVVAILSAIVSLYLIKTKTEQNQKINHFYTIRSFILVIILLLPSTSFLLGTYAAPVLHHLLIPLQYLGFIWLLLQYSKQEVELLIQDRDGLSDNVDTLYNFVLNSSDSLRSGGDLPKLMHFVAKTIAEGTASDGVMTFLVDDFEDQVTAYAVYGVVPPIMEVPESIPRTEEGFRDWLTHLKIPLGQGLIGEIAKTGKAQFITEPQHDNRIVIHPSFPIGCLIGVPFLIEERIIGVAILTRKKSSPLFTDKEFDKASLLAGFASVIINTIYSFQDVSERSDIDTVAGIAEDIQKALRPKKLPKLPNFAFGMFSESAWGVYSDYYDVIPISKDRLYIVIGDVAGKGIQASLIMVMIRAILHLITNTNRSTDTILSWINRGITGKIDIDHFATLQIICINPQTGLCEFANAGHRPLLIWRDNLGLVDAIDAESVPIGVEKNTTFKSTTFTITPNDVLLFYTDGVIEAINNKGKQYGIKSLTTLLHKFHDLTAAEIAQKIKDDVKTFMVDMKQHDDQTVLVVKAK from the coding sequence ATGCTTTCAGAGCTATTACAACATATTTTGACAACCGCCTTTTTAACTAAGTTGTTTCTGGAAATTTCCCTGATACTGCTCCTACAATATATCGCACATCTAGATACAGATAACATTATATCATGGGCATGGTGGGGAGTTTTCTTTCTTATTGTAAAGGATACTCTGGGAACTCTTGTTGGTTCAGAAGCATTTTTTTATATTTCCAACATTGCAACACCTGCCTTTATTCTACTGATATTTTTAGGCAATAGTTATCCACGTTTAGGCCTGCTATTTGGGATTATCACCATAACAAGCGCCCTTATCCTTGGAATCGTATCATTTATTACCGAACTTCCTTCCTTCATAACACCTGTTGTGGCTATCCTATCGGCAATCGTTTCGCTGTACCTCATTAAAACAAAAACTGAACAAAATCAGAAAATTAATCACTTTTATACCATCCGTTCTTTTATTCTCGTCATTATTCTTCTGCTTCCTTCGACATCTTTTTTACTGGGAACCTATGCAGCACCTGTATTACATCATCTCTTGATACCACTGCAATATCTAGGGTTTATTTGGCTTCTGCTGCAATATAGTAAACAGGAAGTAGAACTTCTCATTCAAGATAGGGATGGATTGTCTGATAATGTAGACACCCTCTATAACTTTGTACTTAATTCATCAGATTCACTTCGTTCTGGCGGTGACTTGCCTAAACTGATGCATTTTGTTGCAAAAACTATCGCAGAGGGTACCGCATCTGATGGAGTTATGACCTTTCTTGTCGATGACTTCGAAGATCAGGTCACCGCATATGCGGTGTATGGGGTAGTACCTCCTATTATGGAAGTTCCTGAATCGATTCCTCGTACAGAAGAGGGTTTCAGAGACTGGTTAACTCACCTCAAAATCCCGCTTGGCCAAGGGTTAATTGGAGAAATTGCAAAAACAGGGAAAGCTCAATTCATTACTGAGCCACAACATGATAATCGGATTGTTATTCATCCGTCATTTCCTATTGGATGCTTAATTGGGGTGCCCTTCCTCATCGAAGAGCGTATTATCGGAGTTGCCATCCTAACTCGGAAAAAGTCATCACCCCTCTTTACTGATAAGGAATTCGACAAGGCTTCGTTACTAGCAGGTTTTGCGTCTGTTATTATCAATACTATTTATTCTTTCCAAGATGTTTCTGAACGGTCTGATATAGATACGGTTGCTGGTATTGCAGAGGATATTCAAAAAGCATTGCGGCCTAAAAAATTACCCAAACTGCCTAATTTTGCTTTTGGCATGTTCTCAGAAAGTGCCTGGGGTGTATATAGTGATTATTATGATGTTATTCCCATAAGTAAAGATAGACTCTACATTGTTATTGGTGATGTGGCGGGCAAAGGTATTCAAGCCAGCCTCATTATGGTCATGATTCGAGCAATCTTGCACCTCATTACCAATACTAATAGGAGCACCGATACTATTCTTTCTTGGATTAACCGTGGTATTACTGGTAAGATTGATATTGACCACTTTGCAACTCTTCAGATTATTTGTATTAATCCACAAACAGGTCTCTGTGAATTTGCTAATGCAGGTCACCGGCCCTTGCTTATTTGGCGAGATAACCTTGGTCTTGTAGATGCGATCGATGCTGAAAGTGTTCCAATCGGTGTTGAAAAAAATACAACTTTTAAAAGCACAACGTTTACCATTACACCGAATGATGTTTTATTATTCTATACAGATGGTGTTATTGAAGCTATAAATAACAAGGGGAAACAATATGGTATTAAAAGCTTGACAACCCTGCTTCATAAATTCCATGATCTTACTGCTGCAGAAATTGCTCAGAAGATCAAGGATGACGTTAAAACCTTTATGGTTGATATGAAACAGCATGATGATCAGACCGTATTAGTGGTTAAAGCCAAATAA
- the ettA gene encoding energy-dependent translational throttle protein EttA: MATVDDKKIIYSMYKLSKKHGTKQVLKDISLSYFYGAKIGVIGLNGSGKSSLLRIMAGVDTEFSGEVSLSPGYTIGYLEQEPFLAPGKTVKDIVSEGVQDIIDLIKEFEAVSEAFGEADADYEKLANRQAVLQEKIEAADGWNLDSRLELAMDALRCPPADQVVDVLSGGERRRVALCRLLLKKPDILLLDEPTNHLDAETVAWLERHLQQYEGTVIAVTHDRYFLDNVAGWILELDRGEGIPWKGNYSSWLEQKEARLALEEKGESERRKTLQRELEWIRMSPKGRHAKAKARINQYEKLLQDDAREKIKENKITIPAGPRLGQVVIEAKKLTKAFGEKVLFQDLDFLVPPGACVGIIGPNGAGKTTLFKLIADLEKPDSGEIKLGETVKLAYADQMRERLDPNKTVWEQLSDGLDIIKLGSVKEVNSRAYCSWYNFSGADQQKKVGVLSGGERNRLNMALMLKEGANVLLFDEPTNDLDVNTMRALEEAIDSFAGVVLVISHDRWFLDRVATHILAFEDGEVLWFDGNWSEFAEWRRQTLGTNADRPHRYVYRKLER; this comes from the coding sequence ATGGCAACAGTAGACGATAAAAAAATTATCTATTCCATGTATAAACTTTCTAAAAAACATGGTACAAAGCAGGTTCTTAAGGATATAAGCCTTTCTTATTTTTATGGAGCTAAAATAGGTGTTATTGGTTTAAACGGTTCTGGTAAATCTAGTTTATTGCGTATCATGGCCGGTGTGGATACTGAGTTTTCTGGAGAAGTTTCACTTAGTCCCGGCTATACCATAGGATACCTGGAACAAGAACCCTTTCTGGCTCCCGGCAAAACTGTCAAGGATATAGTTTCAGAAGGGGTCCAGGATATTATCGACCTTATCAAAGAATTCGAAGCGGTCAGTGAAGCCTTTGGAGAAGCTGATGCGGACTATGAAAAACTTGCAAACCGACAGGCGGTGCTTCAGGAAAAAATAGAAGCCGCCGATGGATGGAACCTCGACAGTCGCCTAGAACTGGCTATGGATGCCCTTCGCTGTCCACCTGCAGACCAAGTGGTAGATGTACTCTCAGGGGGTGAACGGCGCCGGGTTGCCCTGTGCAGATTACTACTCAAAAAGCCTGATATTCTGCTTTTAGATGAACCTACTAACCATCTGGATGCAGAAACCGTGGCCTGGCTTGAACGACACCTTCAGCAATATGAAGGGACTGTAATTGCGGTTACCCATGACCGATACTTCCTGGATAATGTTGCAGGCTGGATCCTTGAACTTGACCGGGGCGAGGGTATTCCATGGAAAGGGAATTATTCCAGCTGGCTCGAGCAGAAAGAAGCCCGATTAGCCCTTGAAGAAAAGGGTGAAAGTGAGCGCCGTAAAACCCTGCAGCGAGAACTGGAATGGATCCGCATGAGCCCTAAAGGCCGGCATGCCAAAGCAAAGGCTCGCATCAATCAATATGAAAAACTTTTACAGGATGATGCCCGGGAAAAAATAAAAGAAAATAAAATCACCATACCCGCAGGGCCCCGCCTCGGACAGGTAGTTATCGAAGCCAAAAAACTGACCAAAGCCTTTGGAGAAAAGGTTCTTTTCCAGGATTTAGATTTCCTTGTCCCTCCAGGAGCCTGTGTAGGTATTATCGGCCCCAATGGTGCCGGTAAAACTACACTCTTTAAATTGATTGCCGACTTAGAAAAACCCGATTCGGGAGAGATTAAACTTGGCGAAACGGTAAAACTAGCCTATGCAGATCAGATGCGAGAACGACTCGATCCAAATAAGACTGTGTGGGAACAGCTTTCCGATGGCTTGGATATCATTAAGCTAGGTAGTGTTAAAGAGGTAAATTCCCGGGCCTATTGCTCCTGGTATAATTTTTCTGGAGCGGACCAACAAAAAAAAGTGGGGGTTCTTTCAGGAGGAGAGCGAAACCGGCTCAATATGGCCTTGATGCTCAAGGAAGGAGCTAATGTACTGCTCTTTGATGAGCCCACCAATGACCTGGATGTGAACACCATGAGAGCTCTGGAAGAAGCTATTGATAGTTTTGCCGGCGTGGTCCTTGTAATCAGCCACGACCGCTGGTTTCTGGACCGGGTTGCAACCCATATTCTTGCTTTTGAAGATGGTGAAGTGCTATGGTTTGATGGCAACTGGTCCGAGTTTGCAGAATGGCGCAGACAAACCTTGGGAACCAATGCAGATCGCCCTCACCGGTATGTGTATCGAAAACTCGAGCGATAG
- the trhA gene encoding PAQR family membrane homeostasis protein TrhA: MSKKPLIQNRKLPEPLPFQTPGEEIANSILHGIGALLSIAGLILLVLRANGYLGGSGGGALAITTFCIYTASLIIMFIASTLYHAIQHEGAKRVFRVLDHSSIYLLIAGTYTPFSLVLIRGFWGWFLFGMEWALAITGITLHGVGNKKFKKIEVLLYILMGWAVVLQWPQVLAHISAISLLWLIAGGFFYTIGVYWYAQKIKRGTHVTWHVFVLAGAICHWWSVWFIS, encoded by the coding sequence ATGAGTAAGAAACCACTAATACAAAACAGGAAACTTCCTGAACCCCTTCCCTTTCAGACTCCAGGAGAAGAAATTGCCAACTCCATTTTACATGGTATCGGGGCGCTTCTTTCTATTGCAGGGCTTATTTTACTGGTGCTAAGAGCCAATGGGTATCTTGGTGGCAGCGGTGGGGGGGCGCTGGCAATTACAACTTTCTGCATCTATACTGCATCCCTTATCATCATGTTTATCGCGTCCACCCTCTATCATGCAATTCAGCATGAGGGGGCAAAACGGGTATTTCGAGTATTAGATCATAGTTCCATCTATCTGTTAATTGCAGGCACTTATACTCCTTTTAGTCTGGTCCTCATAAGAGGATTTTGGGGATGGTTTTTGTTCGGCATGGAATGGGCGTTAGCAATCACCGGCATTACGTTACATGGGGTGGGTAATAAAAAATTTAAAAAAATCGAAGTTCTTCTTTATATATTGATGGGTTGGGCTGTAGTCCTTCAGTGGCCCCAAGTACTGGCTCATATTTCTGCCATAAGTCTCCTCTGGCTCATTGCTGGAGGTTTTTTTTATACAATCGGAGTATATTGGTATGCTCAAAAAATCAAACGAGGCACCCATGTCACCTGGCATGTGTTTGTCCTTGCAGGAGCCATCTGCCACTGGTGGTCCGTCTGGTTTATCAGTTAG
- a CDS encoding 23S rRNA (adenine(2030)-N(6))-methyltransferase RlmJ: MIQKDVPLLYMDTHAGSGAYSLHSGYATQNEEWRTGFQRLLDYPGPIPASIQQFKDFLEQCIADCGRYPGSPLIADRILRTQDRRVFYELHPTDYEALQQYFEGSKQVSILRSDGFEGIKAFLPPPSRRACIFIDPSYEMPSDYGKVVAALKEGLRRFATGTYIIWYPLLAKETAQALPKELLSLYPGNRLHVEIQTEHKRERGMYGSGLVLLNPPWALQQLLPEAIPVLTKILRETGSELRADGTEDETSPSIPACRFQFFT; this comes from the coding sequence ATGATACAAAAGGATGTGCCTCTTCTTTATATGGATACCCATGCAGGTTCAGGTGCGTACAGTCTGCACTCCGGATATGCTACCCAAAATGAAGAATGGCGTACAGGATTCCAACGGCTTTTAGATTATCCAGGGCCGATACCAGCCAGTATCCAGCAATTTAAAGATTTCCTAGAACAATGCATCGCTGATTGCGGACGTTATCCAGGCTCTCCTCTGATTGCGGATCGTATATTGAGAACTCAGGACCGCCGAGTTTTCTATGAACTGCATCCTACAGATTATGAAGCCCTACAACAATACTTTGAAGGGTCTAAACAGGTATCTATCCTACGATCTGATGGATTTGAGGGAATTAAAGCCTTTTTGCCTCCCCCTTCCCGCCGGGCTTGCATCTTTATCGACCCTTCCTATGAAATGCCCAGTGATTATGGTAAGGTAGTAGCCGCGCTTAAGGAAGGGCTGCGGCGTTTTGCCACAGGGACCTATATAATCTGGTATCCCCTGCTTGCAAAAGAAACAGCCCAAGCCTTACCAAAAGAACTCCTTTCATTGTACCCAGGTAACAGGTTGCACGTGGAAATACAAACCGAACACAAACGGGAACGGGGTATGTATGGCAGTGGTCTGGTATTACTTAATCCTCCATGGGCCTTACAACAACTGCTACCTGAAGCGATCCCGGTACTGACAAAAATCCTGCGGGAAACTGGGTCAGAACTTAGAGCAGATGGTACTGAGGATGAAACCAGCCCAAGCATCCCAGCCTGCCGATTCCAATTTTTCACCTAA